The following are encoded together in the Streptomyces flavofungini genome:
- a CDS encoding universal stress protein, translating into MAGHEFSEPANRKRQVADPSATPQAAEEPRHSCDPAFRHGVVVGFDGSTSSERALAYAIGMAHRSGSGLIIVHVANRLPTTVWAGCEPPVFVDVPDHRTEVLGLELACAEYLSEVPWILVERGGDICHELEEVGREYSADAIVVGSTHGIVGRIFGSVAGRLARRAQRPVVVIP; encoded by the coding sequence ATGGCCGGTCACGAATTCTCCGAACCCGCGAACCGCAAGCGGCAGGTCGCCGATCCGAGCGCGACCCCCCAAGCGGCGGAAGAACCACGTCACTCCTGCGATCCCGCCTTCCGGCACGGTGTCGTCGTCGGCTTCGACGGCTCGACATCCAGCGAGCGGGCCCTCGCCTACGCGATCGGGATGGCACATCGATCCGGCTCCGGCCTGATCATCGTCCACGTCGCCAACCGGCTGCCCACCACGGTCTGGGCGGGCTGTGAGCCACCGGTCTTCGTCGACGTCCCGGACCACCGCACCGAAGTCCTCGGGCTCGAACTGGCCTGCGCCGAGTATCTGTCGGAAGTGCCCTGGATCCTGGTCGAGCGCGGCGGCGACATCTGCCACGAACTCGAAGAGGTCGGCAGGGAGTACTCCGCGGACGCCATCGTCGTCGGCTCGACACATGGGATCGTGGGGCGCATCTTCGGCTCGGTCGCGGGCCGGCTCGCGCGCCGTGCGCAACGGCCCGTCGTCGTCATCCCCTAG
- the glmS gene encoding glutamine--fructose-6-phosphate transaminase (isomerizing) produces the protein MCGIVGYIGKRDVAPLLLEGLQRLEYRGYDSAGVVITSPKATGLKMVKAKGRVRDLEARVPKRFTGTTGIAHTRWATHGAPSDENAHPHLDGENKVAVVHNGIIDNASELRAKLIADGVEFRSETDTEVITHLIARSEAEKLEDRVREALRHIEGTYGIAVLHSDFNDRIVVARNGSPVVLGIGEKEMFVASDVAALVSHTRQVVTLDDGEMATIKADDYRTYTTEGSRTSAEPTTVEWEAESYDMGGHDTYMHKEIFEQADAVDRVLRGRIDDRFSTVHLGGLNLDAHDARKVRRVKILGCGTSYHAGMIGAQMIEELARIPADAEPASEFRYRNAVVDPDTLYVAVSQSGETYDVLAAVQELKRKGARVFGIVNVVGSAIAREADAGVYVHAGPEVCVVSTKCFTNTTVAFALLALHLGRIRDLSVSDGKRIIAGLRQLPAQIEQMLEREDEIKKLAQEFAEAKSMLFIGRVRGYPVAREASLKLKEVSYIHAEAYPASELKHGPLALIEPALPTVAIVPDDDLLEKNRAALEEIKARSGKILAVAHREQEKADHTIVVPKNEDELDPILMGIPLQLLAYHTALALGRDIDKPRNLAKSVTVE, from the coding sequence ATGTGCGGAATCGTCGGATATATCGGCAAGCGTGACGTCGCCCCGCTCCTCCTGGAGGGCCTGCAGCGCCTGGAGTACCGCGGATACGACTCCGCGGGCGTCGTGATCACCAGCCCGAAGGCCACCGGCCTGAAGATGGTCAAGGCCAAGGGCCGCGTCCGCGACCTGGAGGCCCGCGTCCCCAAGCGCTTCACCGGCACCACCGGCATCGCCCACACCCGCTGGGCCACCCACGGCGCTCCCTCCGACGAGAACGCCCACCCCCACCTGGACGGCGAGAACAAGGTCGCCGTCGTCCACAACGGCATCATCGACAACGCCTCCGAGCTGCGCGCCAAGCTGATCGCCGACGGCGTCGAGTTCCGCTCCGAGACCGACACCGAGGTGATCACCCACCTCATCGCCCGCTCCGAGGCCGAGAAGCTGGAGGACCGGGTCCGCGAGGCGCTGCGGCACATCGAGGGCACGTACGGCATCGCCGTCCTGCACTCCGACTTCAACGACCGCATCGTGGTCGCCCGCAACGGCTCGCCCGTCGTCCTCGGCATCGGCGAGAAGGAGATGTTCGTCGCCTCCGACGTCGCCGCCCTCGTCTCGCACACCCGCCAGGTCGTCACCCTCGACGACGGCGAGATGGCCACCATCAAGGCCGACGACTACCGCACGTACACCACCGAGGGCTCGCGCACCTCGGCCGAGCCGACCACCGTGGAGTGGGAGGCCGAGTCGTACGACATGGGCGGCCACGACACGTACATGCACAAGGAGATCTTCGAGCAGGCCGACGCCGTGGACCGCGTCCTGCGCGGCCGCATCGACGACCGCTTCTCCACCGTGCACCTCGGCGGCCTGAACCTGGACGCGCACGACGCCCGCAAGGTGCGCCGCGTCAAGATCCTCGGCTGCGGCACCTCGTACCACGCGGGCATGATCGGCGCCCAGATGATCGAGGAGCTGGCCCGCATCCCCGCGGACGCCGAGCCCGCCTCCGAGTTCCGCTACCGCAACGCGGTCGTGGACCCCGACACCCTGTACGTCGCCGTCTCCCAGTCCGGCGAGACCTACGACGTGCTCGCGGCCGTGCAGGAGCTGAAGCGCAAGGGCGCCCGGGTCTTCGGCATCGTCAACGTCGTCGGCTCCGCGATCGCGCGTGAGGCGGACGCGGGCGTGTACGTGCACGCGGGCCCGGAGGTCTGCGTCGTCTCGACGAAGTGCTTCACCAACACCACCGTCGCCTTCGCGCTGCTCGCCCTGCACTTGGGCCGCATCCGTGACCTGTCGGTCTCCGACGGCAAGCGGATCATCGCGGGCCTGCGCCAACTGCCCGCGCAGATCGAGCAGATGCTGGAGCGCGAGGACGAGATCAAGAAGCTCGCGCAGGAGTTCGCCGAGGCCAAGTCGATGCTGTTCATCGGCCGGGTGCGGGGCTACCCGGTGGCCCGCGAGGCCTCCCTGAAGCTCAAGGAGGTCTCCTACATCCACGCGGAGGCCTACCCCGCGTCCGAGCTGAAGCACGGCCCGCTCGCCCTGATCGAGCCCGCCCTGCCGACCGTCGCGATCGTCCCCGACGACGACCTCCTGGAGAAGAACCGCGCGGCCCTGGAGGAGATCAAGGCCCGCAGCGGCAAGATCCTCGCGGTCGCCCACCGGGAGCAGGAGAAGGCCGACCACACGATCGTCGTCCCGAAGAACGAGGACGAGCTCGACCCGATCCTGATGGGCATCCCGCTCCAGCTGCTCGCGTACCACACGGCGCTGGCCCTCGGCCGGGACATCGACAAGCCGCGCAACCTGGCGAAGTCGGTCACCGTGGAGTAG
- a CDS encoding DUF4429 domain-containing protein, with amino-acid sequence MAEIIQRDGTWTFDGETLRLVPGRDKAVSLLRKTLGELTLPVAALAGIAFEQGKKNGRLRLRLRDGADPLLQATGGKLADASDPYQLTVESDRYGVAEYVVDEVRNALLLEQVPAKGCESYLLPGPSVPLQVAAGDATVSFDGENIRLEWNWKTEEAKAASGTRSIALADVAAVEWQPAIGLENGYLRFTVKNSPTKAPPKYDPNSVELWGFKKDPLMALVAAAVQARLPHPAATKAALTQEAAPADAAPALPAAPAEDGHDALLRRLRELGELHRSGVLTDEEFTAAKQAVLKRM; translated from the coding sequence ATGGCGGAAATCATCCAGCGCGACGGGACCTGGACCTTCGACGGAGAGACGCTGCGGCTCGTGCCCGGCCGCGACAAAGCCGTCTCGTTGCTGCGCAAGACCCTCGGTGAACTCACCCTGCCCGTGGCGGCCTTGGCGGGCATCGCCTTCGAACAGGGCAAGAAGAACGGCCGGTTGCGGCTGCGCCTGCGCGACGGCGCGGACCCGCTGCTCCAGGCGACGGGCGGCAAGCTCGCCGACGCCTCCGATCCGTACCAGCTGACCGTGGAGTCGGACCGGTACGGCGTCGCGGAGTACGTGGTCGACGAGGTGCGCAACGCGCTGCTCCTGGAGCAGGTCCCCGCCAAGGGCTGCGAGAGCTATCTGCTGCCGGGCCCCTCGGTGCCGCTGCAGGTGGCCGCGGGCGACGCGACGGTGAGCTTCGACGGGGAGAACATCCGCCTGGAGTGGAACTGGAAGACGGAGGAGGCCAAGGCGGCATCCGGCACCCGCTCGATCGCTCTCGCCGACGTGGCCGCCGTGGAGTGGCAGCCCGCCATAGGCCTGGAGAACGGCTATCTGCGGTTCACGGTGAAGAACTCGCCCACCAAGGCCCCGCCGAAGTACGACCCGAACTCGGTGGAGCTGTGGGGCTTCAAGAAGGACCCGCTGATGGCGCTCGTCGCGGCGGCCGTACAGGCCCGCCTGCCGCACCCGGCCGCCACGAAGGCGGCGCTCACCCAGGAGGCCGCGCCCGCCGACGCGGCGCCCGCCCTGCCCGCCGCCCCGGCCGAGGACGGCCATGACGCGCTCCTGCGGCGCCTGCGGGAGCTGGGCGAGCTGCACCGGAGCGGGGTCCTGACGGACGAGGAGTTCACGGCGGCCAAGCAGGCGGTGCTGAAGCGGATGTGA